The Abditibacteriaceae bacterium sequence TGTATTGTTCCATCGCCATCCCCAACTGTCGTAAATTGGAAGTGCAGGCTGCGGTGCGGGCTTTGCCACGCGCCGTCAGAAACGCGGGGAACAGAATCGCCGCGAGAATTCCGATTATCGCCAGAACAATGAGAATTTCGACAAGAGTAAAGCCGGCAGAAGGACGTTGCATCGCCGCCCTGACGCATCGCCCGCCACGCGGTGCCACCGGTTCCGCGCCTTTGGCCATACCCAAGTGCAACGCGACTCACACACAGGTGTCGAAGAACGTTGTCAAACAACAAATGCCATGAAACCAATTGCTTTTCTTTCTTTACTTCTTTTCGTTCCTTCGCTGGGCGCCCAGGAAGCGCTTCCAGTACCGCAGCCGCAGCAGGAGGAAACGCGTCCGCAATTCATGCCTAACGAACGCGTGCAAGGCTTTCGTCGCGATGGCCGCGAGATACCCGATGGCAAGCGACCGGAAAAACAAAACGAAGGTCGTCGCCAAATGGAACAACGTCAGGCACAAATGGAGAAATCGGTGCGTGACGCCCTCGCTCACAATGGCGTCATCGATGTCGCAGTGCAAGATGCGATTTTGCAGCATATCGCCGGTGAAGCGCGCGCGCGCGGCCCGTTGCGCGGACATGGCCGGCGCTTGCTGAGGCTGATGCAGAATTCAGCTCCAAAAGCGGCGGGCTATGATGCGCCTTTCGATGCCCCGGCACCGACAACTGATGAGCAAATTACGGCTTCCCTTTCCGAATACCTGGCGCTATTGAAAGCCGACAGCGAACGCCGCGAAGCTGCTGAAGCTGTTCTCGATGCTCGGATTGGCTGGTCGAAGAATCCGCGACTTCACGCTTTGCTCCTGCTTTTCGGCGCGATTGGCGACAGCCCTTTAACGCTTCCTCTGCGCGCTTTCACGGAGATGCGGCCCCAGCGCCCTGAGAGAGAGCCGCGTCCTGAAGAAAAGCCTGAACTCAATAACGCACCGGAGGCAGCCGAGCCGAATGCCGCGCCCGCACCGCCAGTGGAGAACGCCGAGGAATAACGCGATTGAGTCGAATCGCGTCGTCTTACCACCAACAAAAAGAGTACGGTCGATTTCGACCGCACTCTTTTTGCTTTATTCCATTCCGGCGCGAACCGCGCGGGCAACGGTTTCCACTTCTTCGGGCCGCAGTTCGGGAAAGATGGGCAGCGAAAGGACTTCGCGCGATGCGGCTTCGGCGTGCGGCAAGTTGCCTTCCTTAATGCCGAGAAACTCGTAAACCGGCTGTAAGTGCAAGGGCACCGGATAGTAAATCGCCCATCCTACGTCGGCTTTGGTGAGAGCGTCGCACACCGGCTCGCGATTCGCCAATCTCAGCGTATATTGATGGTAAACGTGCCGCGCGCCTGCCGTTTCCGTCGGCACATCAAGGGCTAAATCGCCGAGCAATTCGGCATAAAGCGCGGCGTTGGCGCGGCGCGCATCGTTCCAGCGGTCGCTGTGCGGCAGCTTCACTTTGAGAATCGCCGCCTGAAGCGCATGCAAGCGCGAGTTGTAACCAATTTCGTCGTGAATGTAACGGCGGCTTTGCCCGTGAACGCGCAGCATTCGTATTTTGGCGGCAACATCGTCGTCGTTGGTTGAGATTAAACCGCCTTCGCCACAGGCGCCAAGATTTTTCGAGGGGAAGAACGAGAACGATGCGACATCACCCAGCGCGCCACATTTAATGCCGTCGATGTCGGCTCCCCAGCCCTGTGCCGAATCTTCCAGAACTTTCAGACCATGTTTTTGAGCGATGGCGGTAATCTCGGCCATTGGCGCAGGAAGCCCAAACAAATGCACCGGAATAATCGCTTTGGTGCGCGGTGTAATCGCGGCTTCAATCAGGTTCGGGTCGATGTTGAAAGTTTGTGGGTCGATGTCAACAAACACCGGCGTCGCGCCCAAGAGGGAAACAACTTCAGCCGTCGCGATAAAGGAAAACGGCGTGGTAATCACTTCGTCGCCCGCTTCCAAACCCAGTGCGCGCAGCGAGAGCAGGAGGGCATCGGTTCCGTTAGCTACGCCAATCGCGTGTTTTACGCCGAGATAATGCGCCGCAGCTTCTTCGAAATCGCTGACAGCGGGGCCAAGAACATATTGACCGCCTTCGAGAAGCCCCAGAACAGCGGCGTCGATTTCGGGTTTTAACTCTTGGTACTGGCGCGTGAGGTCGAGAAGCGGAACCATGAACAATAAGCCTTGTTTGAAATATCTTTTCGAGGATACCACCCAAGCCCACAAACACAAAAAGAGTACGGTCGAATTCGACCGTACTCTTTAAGGAACGT is a genomic window containing:
- a CDS encoding DegT/DnrJ/EryC1/StrS family aminotransferase, whose translation is MVPLLDLTRQYQELKPEIDAAVLGLLEGGQYVLGPAVSDFEEAAAHYLGVKHAIGVANGTDALLLSLRALGLEAGDEVITTPFSFIATAEVVSLLGATPVFVDIDPQTFNIDPNLIEAAITPRTKAIIPVHLFGLPAPMAEITAIAQKHGLKVLEDSAQGWGADIDGIKCGALGDVASFSFFPSKNLGACGEGGLISTNDDDVAAKIRMLRVHGQSRRYIHDEIGYNSRLHALQAAILKVKLPHSDRWNDARRANAALYAELLGDLALDVPTETAGARHVYHQYTLRLANREPVCDALTKADVGWAIYYPVPLHLQPVYEFLGIKEGNLPHAEAASREVLSLPIFPELRPEEVETVARAVRAGME